In Halorussus limi, a genomic segment contains:
- a CDS encoding ABC transporter permease subunit, with protein sequence MSWSVVARKDFEDAVRSRMLWAITAVFLLFTVGAVYVRKAVIGDAPGLPDATQFLTSPSSLVIPLTALVVAYLAIAGERESGSIKILLGLPHTRADVVFGKLVGRTLVVTAGIFVAFAGAAITLFVLFGELAVVDFLLLTLVTVLFGLTYVGIAIGASSFAATRSRAMALAVGAFFLFQVLWNLVPLGVYYLVEGGLPTATSAIPAWYYLVQVLNPNNAYSQAADLVFSGAGPIVPAEALAGSSVPFYVQNWFGLVILVVWLVVPVLLGYWRFERADIG encoded by the coding sequence GTGAGTTGGTCGGTCGTCGCGCGCAAGGACTTCGAGGACGCGGTGCGCTCGCGCATGCTCTGGGCCATCACCGCCGTGTTCCTGCTGTTCACCGTCGGCGCGGTCTACGTCCGGAAGGCGGTTATCGGCGACGCGCCGGGACTTCCCGACGCCACGCAGTTCCTGACCTCACCGTCGAGCCTCGTCATCCCGCTCACGGCGCTGGTGGTGGCGTACCTCGCCATCGCTGGCGAGCGTGAGTCCGGGAGCATCAAGATTCTGCTCGGTCTGCCCCACACCCGCGCCGACGTGGTGTTCGGCAAGTTGGTCGGCCGGACGCTGGTCGTCACGGCCGGCATCTTCGTGGCGTTCGCGGGGGCGGCAATCACCCTGTTCGTGCTGTTCGGCGAACTCGCGGTCGTGGACTTCCTGCTGTTGACGCTCGTGACCGTCCTGTTCGGTCTCACGTACGTGGGTATCGCCATCGGTGCGTCGTCGTTCGCGGCGACTCGGTCCCGCGCGATGGCGCTGGCCGTCGGGGCGTTCTTCCTCTTCCAAGTGCTCTGGAACCTCGTCCCGTTGGGCGTCTACTACCTCGTCGAGGGCGGTCTGCCCACCGCGACGAGCGCGATTCCGGCGTGGTACTATCTGGTTCAGGTGCTCAATCCCAACAACGCTTACTCGCAGGCCGCCGACCTCGTGTTCTCGGGCGCCGGACCCATCGTCCCCGCGGAGGCGCTGGCCGGGTCGTCGGTGCCGTTCTACGTCCAGAACTGGTTCGGACTGGTGATTCTGGTCGTCTGGCTGGTCGTTCCGGTGCTGCTCGGCTACTGGCGGTTCGAGCGCGCGGACATCGGGTGA
- a CDS encoding type II/IV secretion system ATPase subunit encodes MTETARANAGEAGGEASEVSPQIPPPKPPDDPEAWYAPEVRDQYELHPGVVATIAETDAGFDYRVREPSLSPAGLDALDAVADHFADANLARPLTREGARERMAAGFDPKYRRIVDRLTDLPPEARRRVEYRALRDLRCLGELTPLALDEGIEVADTAGERLVVHTDDYAPADTDRPADARFLERFASERVETHTVGFREFQVPVVVYREHLLANDSFTTKYAVLEPDLLPGDEELIRECKDRIWETNVDGVVEDRAGFVRERARTFLSRRLTARNTRAWLDAARYRVRTALAEYDLAVPPVNHRFSTDRLSDLVYYVMRDFVGHGKLTVPIRDDLLEDIEANRVGERIKVVPRGREIGHGERAPTNLTFEDEETFANVVTQMAASDGTELNASNPSAKVNLQPEGVPEEVTIRAAVALGVISEDGPHISIRKQAPEAMTPVDLLDSDSLSTEIVTLLWQAYEHQGVVLFSGPTGTGKTTLMNSHMPFIPYRDRPISIDEGSREVRLPHETGVSLTTRDHESDYKRVSMADLMTECNYLNPDVEVIAEINTPASFQTFAESLNTGHGIIGTTHAEDVEKLVNRVIEQGLPPYLLRELDLVVFPRRVDGERYVGEVVELLTESEFADLDTRGARCGAIEKEGTTVYWNTVAWRDTDGEFHLAGDAMSGEDGDARQFRFLDRLAERTDRPVEEVEAEFHRKHRYVQYMAREGMDDFEELFAFLADLRNDEAATVERVKREVA; translated from the coding sequence ATGACCGAGACCGCGCGGGCGAACGCCGGGGAGGCAGGCGGCGAGGCGAGCGAAGTCTCGCCGCAGATTCCGCCGCCGAAACCGCCCGACGACCCCGAAGCGTGGTACGCGCCGGAGGTACGCGACCAGTACGAACTCCACCCCGGCGTGGTCGCTACGATCGCCGAAACTGACGCAGGATTCGATTATCGCGTCCGAGAGCCGTCGCTCTCGCCCGCGGGCCTCGACGCGCTCGACGCCGTGGCTGACCACTTCGCCGACGCGAACCTCGCCCGGCCGCTGACCCGCGAGGGCGCCCGAGAGCGGATGGCCGCCGGGTTCGACCCGAAGTACCGGCGCATCGTGGACCGCCTGACCGACCTGCCGCCCGAGGCCCGGCGGCGCGTCGAGTACCGCGCGCTCAGGGACCTGCGGTGTCTCGGGGAACTCACCCCGCTGGCGCTGGACGAGGGCATCGAGGTGGCCGACACCGCGGGCGAGCGACTGGTCGTCCACACCGACGACTACGCGCCCGCCGACACCGACCGCCCGGCCGACGCCCGGTTTCTGGAGCGGTTCGCCAGCGAGCGAGTCGAGACTCACACCGTCGGGTTCCGGGAGTTTCAGGTCCCAGTCGTCGTCTACCGCGAACACCTGCTGGCCAACGACTCGTTCACGACGAAGTACGCCGTGCTGGAACCCGACCTCCTGCCGGGCGACGAGGAGTTGATTCGAGAGTGCAAGGACCGAATTTGGGAGACCAACGTCGACGGCGTGGTCGAGGACCGCGCGGGGTTCGTCCGCGAGCGCGCCCGAACCTTCCTCTCGCGGCGACTCACCGCGCGCAACACCAGAGCGTGGCTCGACGCCGCACGGTACCGGGTCCGGACCGCCTTGGCGGAGTACGACCTCGCGGTTCCGCCCGTCAACCACCGGTTTTCGACCGACAGGCTCTCCGATTTGGTCTACTACGTGATGCGGGACTTCGTGGGTCACGGCAAGTTGACCGTGCCGATTCGGGACGACCTGCTGGAAGACATCGAGGCGAACCGGGTCGGCGAGCGCATCAAAGTCGTGCCGCGGGGCCGCGAAATCGGCCACGGCGAGCGCGCCCCGACCAACCTCACCTTCGAGGACGAGGAGACGTTCGCGAACGTCGTCACGCAGATGGCCGCGTCCGACGGCACCGAACTCAACGCCTCGAACCCGAGCGCGAAGGTCAACCTCCAACCCGAGGGCGTCCCCGAGGAGGTCACGATACGGGCGGCGGTGGCGCTCGGAGTCATCAGCGAGGACGGCCCTCACATCTCCATCCGGAAGCAGGCGCCCGAGGCGATGACGCCCGTCGATTTGCTCGACTCCGACAGCCTCTCGACCGAAATCGTGACGCTGCTCTGGCAGGCCTACGAACACCAAGGCGTCGTCCTCTTTTCGGGGCCGACCGGCACGGGGAAGACGACGCTGATGAACTCTCACATGCCGTTCATCCCTTACCGCGACCGGCCCATCTCCATCGACGAGGGCTCTCGGGAGGTCCGCCTGCCCCACGAGACGGGCGTCTCGCTCACCACGCGGGACCACGAGAGCGACTACAAGCGCGTCTCGATGGCCGACCTGATGACCGAGTGCAATTACCTGAATCCGGACGTAGAGGTCATCGCGGAGATAAACACGCCCGCGAGTTTCCAGACGTTCGCGGAGAGTCTCAACACCGGCCACGGCATCATCGGCACCACGCACGCCGAGGACGTGGAGAAGTTGGTGAACCGCGTCATAGAGCAGGGACTCCCGCCCTACCTGCTCCGGGAACTCGACCTCGTGGTCTTCCCCCGACGCGTGGACGGCGAGCGCTACGTCGGCGAGGTGGTGGAACTGCTCACCGAGTCGGAGTTCGCGGACCTCGACACCCGCGGAGCGCGCTGCGGCGCGATAGAGAAAGAGGGGACCACGGTCTACTGGAATACGGTCGCGTGGCGCGACACCGACGGCGAGTTCCATCTGGCGGGCGACGCGATGTCGGGTGAGGACGGCGACGCGCGTCAGTTCCGATTCCTCGACAGACTGGCCGAGCGAACCGACCGGCCGGTCGAAGAAGTCGAGGCCGAGTTCCACCGCAAACATCGGTACGTCCAGTACATGGCCCGTGAGGGCATGGACGACTTCGAGGAGTTGTTCGCGTTCCTCGCGGACCTGCGCAACGACGAGGCCGCGACCGTCGAGCGGGTGAAACGGGAAGTGGCCTGA
- a CDS encoding DUF4129 domain-containing protein, with product MDRDTVRPVVLALLAVVAIGVAAATLNSAVVTDGSGGFGVGPPSSDAGSQNGSQPSFELGNQSSGGTVASPIDLPCYPFLDEWWAIALILAGFSGGAYVAYRRLGGLGVVAYAGPVGIPLLFAHAMLTVCSEPAADASSSLFEKGNVSIVPEGGSGAPGGSTGTNITDPSVLLMAGLGVALLAAVALLFVSSSGDEPEDDESFAQPDDGTDVRAVGRAAGEAADRIETATDVDNEVFRAWREMTDHLDVANPRSSTPSEFAAAAVEAGMAREDVDRLTTLFEEVRYGGESPTEQREEQALDALRRIEREYAGRAEMFRDDTADRGGRADDGVDDDRSDASGGDAE from the coding sequence GTGGACCGTGATACCGTACGCCCTGTCGTACTCGCGCTGCTGGCGGTCGTCGCTATCGGGGTCGCCGCCGCGACGCTGAACTCCGCCGTCGTCACCGACGGGTCCGGCGGGTTCGGCGTCGGCCCGCCGAGTTCCGACGCGGGGTCCCAGAACGGCAGTCAGCCCAGTTTCGAGTTAGGAAACCAGTCCTCCGGCGGCACGGTGGCCTCGCCCATCGACCTCCCGTGTTACCCCTTCCTCGACGAGTGGTGGGCCATCGCACTCATCCTCGCTGGATTCTCTGGCGGCGCGTACGTCGCCTACCGGCGACTCGGCGGTCTCGGCGTCGTCGCGTACGCCGGGCCGGTGGGTATCCCGCTATTGTTCGCCCACGCCATGCTGACCGTCTGTAGCGAACCCGCGGCGGACGCGAGCAGTTCGCTCTTCGAGAAGGGTAACGTCTCCATCGTCCCCGAGGGCGGGAGCGGCGCGCCCGGCGGTTCGACCGGGACGAACATCACCGACCCGTCGGTCCTCCTGATGGCCGGACTCGGCGTCGCGCTCCTCGCGGCCGTCGCGCTCCTGTTCGTCTCCTCCAGCGGCGACGAACCGGAGGACGACGAGTCGTTCGCACAACCCGACGACGGGACCGACGTGCGCGCGGTCGGCCGGGCCGCGGGCGAGGCCGCCGACCGCATCGAGACCGCGACCGACGTGGACAACGAGGTGTTCCGCGCGTGGCGCGAGATGACCGACCACCTCGACGTGGCCAACCCCCGCTCCAGCACGCCGTCGGAGTTCGCGGCCGCCGCGGTGGAGGCGGGCATGGCCCGCGAGGACGTGGACCGACTCACCACGCTGTTCGAGGAGGTGCGCTACGGCGGCGAGTCGCCGACCGAGCAACGCGAAGAGCAGGCGCTCGACGCCCTCCGGCGCATCGAACGCGAGTACGCGGGACGAGCGGAGATGTTCCGCGACGACACCGCCGACCGCGGGGGTCGGGCCGACGACGGAGTCGACGACGACCGGTCGGACGCGTCCGGAGGTGACGCCGAATGA
- a CDS encoding glycoside hydrolase family 16 protein codes for MTDDSSLERTGDESTGKRLRRRGFLSTAAATLGGTFAASTASAATDGVDAGSQRVPTAAFDGNQWSLSWSDEFDLGYIDESVWSFETGNGHAQGIPGWGNNELQYYQRENAWVENNHLVIEAREEQVSDQYGSYDYTSARMKTQGGYDKQYGRVDVRARLPEGQGLWPAIWALGSDIDSVGWPDCGEIDIMELTGDDTDTVHGTVHGPGYSGGNSIGGTYNNGSFADSYHTFQLTWYPDAVKFFVDGQHYFTVTLYEVEDAGNEWVFDDGPFFFLLNVAVGGNLPGNPDASTQFPQRMEVDYVRVYDWV; via the coding sequence ATGACCGACGACAGTTCGCTCGAACGGACGGGAGACGAATCGACCGGCAAACGACTCCGCCGCAGAGGTTTCCTAAGCACCGCGGCGGCGACGCTCGGCGGCACGTTCGCCGCTTCGACTGCAAGCGCGGCGACAGACGGTGTGGACGCGGGTTCCCAACGAGTCCCCACCGCGGCGTTCGACGGCAACCAGTGGTCGCTGAGTTGGAGCGACGAGTTCGACTTAGGGTACATCGACGAGTCGGTCTGGAGTTTCGAGACCGGCAACGGCCACGCCCAGGGCATCCCCGGATGGGGCAACAACGAACTCCAGTACTACCAGCGCGAGAACGCGTGGGTCGAGAACAATCACCTCGTCATCGAGGCCCGCGAGGAGCAGGTTTCGGACCAGTACGGTTCCTACGACTACACCTCGGCCCGCATGAAGACCCAAGGCGGGTACGACAAGCAGTACGGCCGCGTCGACGTGCGCGCTCGCCTGCCGGAGGGTCAGGGACTCTGGCCCGCAATCTGGGCGCTCGGTTCCGACATCGACTCCGTCGGGTGGCCGGACTGCGGCGAGATAGACATCATGGAACTCACCGGCGACGACACCGACACCGTCCACGGCACCGTCCACGGTCCCGGCTACTCCGGCGGGAACAGCATCGGGGGAACCTACAACAACGGGTCGTTCGCCGACTCCTACCACACCTTCCAACTGACGTGGTACCCCGACGCGGTCAAGTTCTTCGTGGACGGCCAGCACTACTTCACCGTCACTCTCTACGAGGTGGAGGACGCCGGCAACGAGTGGGTCTTCGACGACGGACCGTTCTTCTTCCTCCTCAACGTCGCGGTCGGCGGCAACCTCCCCGGCAACCCCGACGCCAGTACGCAGTTCCCCCAGCGCATGGAGGTCGATTACGTCAGAGTCTACGACTGGGTGTAG
- a CDS encoding type II secretion system F family protein: MQTTETTGIPTLSVLDRALYALFSRHADRARHDADRKHYRATGVTASFDVYLARTYGLSWLALALLTAWTFVVVVALPDATLAAAADFLRRGVPGLEAVGVPAVSRTAAAVGAGLGVGLAGKRATVALGGRYLEWTASARRSNIERTLPGAVRYLHALSSGNEDGAAMLRKVADREEAYGETAVAFRKALNKATLTGSLGEGLRVVARDTPSRDALAPFLVKFREHAEQGPDALAQYLRMESRMLSNRQDRSREQASDFLELIAEMFVVLLVLPALLIIVVTVMSVLAPGLSAETATPFGRVTVRALLVYGSAGFILVVGGVAAAVVAALRPPDQSGRDYERPDGALPVLASALRNPASALVAFTPLAVGVAAALGTLGYSPVNVALLGYVAAALPVGLVALRRANLDDAKDREIKDFVHAVSGHVSLGRPFSEAVERVARDVDLGALDGDVSDLAFNANLTTRGGDLQAAALSRFVDRVGTPLADQTIGLVTGALDAGGDAEAVFETLQVEIGRLYHERKALRSNMLVYVAVGWTTALLVVGIMVAVNVYVLDSFAQLSSISTADAGIALDADAVQPARDRRRFYVVTQATMLACGWFAGYASRGRYEALLHSGALVGVAYFVFAGVGMI; encoded by the coding sequence GTGCAAACGACCGAAACGACCGGCATCCCAACGCTCTCGGTCCTCGACCGGGCGCTCTACGCGCTGTTCTCCCGGCACGCCGACCGGGCGCGCCACGACGCCGACCGCAAGCACTACCGCGCGACCGGCGTGACCGCGAGTTTCGACGTCTACCTCGCGCGGACCTACGGCCTGTCGTGGCTGGCCCTCGCGCTACTGACTGCGTGGACGTTCGTCGTCGTAGTCGCGCTCCCCGACGCCACGCTGGCGGCCGCCGCGGACTTCCTCCGACGGGGAGTCCCCGGTCTCGAAGCCGTCGGCGTCCCGGCCGTCTCGCGGACCGCCGCGGCGGTCGGGGCCGGACTCGGAGTCGGTCTCGCCGGCAAGCGCGCGACCGTCGCGCTCGGCGGGCGCTACCTCGAATGGACCGCGAGCGCCCGGCGGTCGAACATCGAACGCACGCTCCCCGGTGCGGTCCGGTACCTCCACGCGCTCTCGTCGGGCAACGAGGACGGCGCGGCGATGCTCCGGAAGGTCGCCGACCGCGAGGAAGCTTACGGCGAGACCGCGGTGGCGTTCCGGAAGGCGCTGAACAAGGCGACGCTGACCGGCAGTCTCGGCGAGGGTCTGCGCGTGGTGGCCCGAGACACGCCCTCCCGGGACGCGCTCGCTCCGTTTCTCGTGAAGTTCCGCGAACACGCGGAGCAGGGGCCGGACGCGCTCGCCCAGTACCTCCGGATGGAGAGTCGAATGTTGTCGAACCGACAGGACAGAAGTCGCGAGCAGGCCAGCGACTTCCTCGAACTCATCGCGGAGATGTTCGTCGTGCTGCTCGTGCTTCCGGCCCTGCTCATCATCGTCGTGACCGTGATGAGCGTCCTCGCGCCCGGACTGAGCGCCGAGACCGCGACCCCGTTCGGACGGGTCACGGTCCGCGCGCTCCTCGTCTACGGGAGCGCGGGGTTCATCCTCGTCGTCGGCGGCGTCGCCGCCGCGGTGGTCGCCGCGCTCCGCCCGCCCGACCAGTCGGGCCGGGACTACGAGCGTCCGGACGGCGCACTCCCCGTCCTCGCCAGCGCGCTCCGGAATCCCGCGAGCGCGCTGGTGGCGTTCACACCGCTCGCTGTCGGGGTCGCCGCCGCGCTTGGGACGCTCGGCTACTCGCCGGTCAACGTCGCGTTGCTCGGTTACGTCGCGGCCGCCCTCCCGGTGGGTCTGGTCGCGCTCAGGCGGGCGAATCTGGACGACGCGAAGGACCGCGAAATCAAGGACTTCGTCCACGCCGTCTCGGGCCACGTCAGCCTGGGTCGGCCGTTCTCGGAGGCGGTAGAGCGAGTCGCCCGCGACGTGGACCTCGGCGCGCTCGACGGCGACGTGTCCGACCTCGCGTTCAACGCGAACCTGACCACGCGCGGGGGCGACCTGCAGGCGGCCGCGCTCTCGCGGTTCGTGGACCGAGTCGGCACCCCGCTGGCCGACCAGACCATCGGACTCGTCACGGGCGCGCTCGACGCCGGCGGGGACGCCGAGGCGGTCTTCGAGACCCTGCAGGTCGAAATCGGGCGGTTGTACCACGAGCGCAAGGCGCTTCGCTCGAACATGCTCGTCTACGTCGCGGTCGGGTGGACCACGGCCCTGCTGGTCGTCGGCATCATGGTCGCGGTCAACGTCTACGTCCTCGATAGCTTCGCGCAACTCTCGTCCATCTCGACCGCCGACGCGGGCATCGCGCTCGACGCCGACGCCGTGCAACCGGCCCGCGACAGGCGGCGCTTCTACGTCGTGACGCAGGCGACGATGCTCGCCTGCGGGTGGTTCGCCGGGTACGCGAGTCGCGGGCGCTACGAGGCGTTGCTCCACTCGGGCGCGTTGGTCGGCGTCGCGTACTTCGTGTTCGCGGGGGTCGGGATGATATGA
- a CDS encoding ABC transporter ATP-binding protein produces the protein MPAIRTRNLTKRFGEGVTAVEDLDLTVEEGEVFGYLGPNGAGKSTTINVLLDYIRPTEGSAEVLGHDAQDETQKIHERIGILPEGFDLYDRLTGRKHVEFAVNSKETGDDPGEILDRVGLEPEAADRKAGGYSTGMAQRLALGMALVGDPDLLILDEPSSGLDPNGARQMRELVREEASRGTTVFFSSHILGQVEAVCDRVGIMSGGRLVAEDTIEGLRESVGSGSTLELAVDRVPDDLSLDGIEAVGDVTASGTLIRVTVSDPSAKSRIINRVEEQGATVTDISTQQASLEDLFAAYTTEGVTA, from the coding sequence ATGCCAGCGATACGAACCCGGAACCTCACCAAACGGTTCGGTGAGGGCGTGACTGCGGTCGAGGACTTGGACCTCACCGTCGAGGAGGGCGAGGTGTTCGGCTACCTCGGCCCGAACGGCGCGGGCAAGTCCACGACCATCAACGTCCTGCTCGACTACATCCGGCCGACCGAGGGGTCCGCGGAGGTGCTGGGCCACGACGCGCAGGACGAGACCCAGAAGATTCACGAGCGCATCGGCATCCTGCCCGAGGGGTTCGACCTCTACGACCGCCTCACCGGGCGCAAGCACGTCGAGTTCGCGGTGAACTCGAAGGAGACCGGCGACGACCCCGGCGAGATTCTCGACCGGGTGGGACTCGAACCGGAGGCGGCCGACCGCAAGGCCGGCGGCTACTCGACCGGGATGGCCCAGCGCCTCGCGCTCGGAATGGCGCTGGTCGGCGACCCCGACCTGCTGATTCTGGACGAACCGTCGTCCGGTCTCGACCCGAACGGCGCGCGCCAGATGCGCGAGTTGGTCCGCGAGGAGGCCAGTCGTGGCACGACCGTCTTCTTCTCCAGCCACATCCTCGGGCAGGTCGAGGCCGTCTGTGACCGCGTCGGCATCATGAGCGGCGGTCGCCTCGTCGCCGAGGACACCATCGAGGGACTCCGCGAGTCGGTGGGGTCGGGGTCGACGCTCGAACTCGCGGTGGACCGCGTGCCCGACGACCTCTCTCTCGACGGCATCGAGGCGGTCGGCGACGTGACCGCCAGCGGGACGCTCATTCGGGTGACGGTCAGCGACCCGAGCGCGAAGTCCCGAATCATCAATCGCGTCGAGGAGCAGGGCGCGACGGTCACCGACATCTCGACCCAGCAGGCCTCGCTGGAGGACCTGTTCGCGGCCTACACCACCGAGGGGGTGACGGCGTGA
- a CDS encoding glycosyl hydrolase yields the protein MNESPEEADSDRQSERDESHESNDALSLSRRTYFEALGVAGLAGLASVPEPTLASSGIHSVGNGSYTHEKPSGEGEPPATRYTTGNVGAPLPSNDWWSSALATQYSENLFFHPGFALANDTGLKVGHPTTWNYPNEDAKMNVQRDFTLGHTATTFSDTRVDGHSDWSVTLKWGSGTATTLTASLTKGSPYVFCEFEGGGAELGFRTAPTVWADRGNVLGLTHEGNHYGLFAPSGDDWSGVGSATLTNGLSGGYLTIAILPDGTSSTLDTFERYAYNFITDTGAGDATRVSPTYDRDAGEVRTTYSFNTTNKPESQVGGDATITGLYPHQHKYTDESLLGYTYECPRGTMETVSGASFTTTHPFRGVLPFLPDRGSYDDSELASYVGDVTAGYDNGQGSGTYWTGKDFGRMSEAAPIADQVGNAGKRDALHDAIRTELENWLTADGGESQNLFYYNDQWGTLIGYPDSYGAAGDLNDHHFHYGYFVRAAAELARTDESWGDDGNWGGMVDLLVRDYANWERPNRANAQEPADSPADSFPFLRNFSPYGGHSWAAGTAEFAGGNNQESSSEAIHAYAAMLQWAVFTGNDEMLNWAAYLYTHEVCSAMEYWFDVDDQNHPDEWGHDTAGIVWGIKYSYSTWFSADAEAIHGINYLPFGGHSLYLGWDSQLAERNYSEAVANDDNGGDWDYWQDIMWNYRAFSDVSDAKSMFQSAKGSYTPEAGETKAHTYHWIYNIDAMGNPDPSVTADYPLAYAFDDGSETTYVAYNGENSSITVTFSDGTALSVPANSMESSTGGDGGGSSDETPPTAPSNLRSPGHTDSSVDLAWDAASDSGGSGVDHYAVYVDETRSQQVPAGTTSTTVSGLASGTTYEFSVTAVDGAGNESSASNAVGVTTDASGGGDFSQRVTRIDGSDGDTATDELSFEFVSNVGSDWVDVHYTVNGGTQYNYRMNNPSGDTHTLETSPDYVVGDFSSGDRIEYYFTYQHDGTASDTGWFSLTY from the coding sequence ATGAACGAAAGCCCAGAGGAAGCCGATAGCGACCGGCAGAGCGAGCGAGACGAATCGCACGAATCGAACGACGCGCTGTCGCTGTCGCGGCGTACCTACTTCGAGGCGCTCGGCGTCGCTGGCTTGGCGGGCCTCGCGTCGGTCCCGGAACCGACCTTGGCGTCGAGCGGCATCCACAGCGTCGGCAACGGGAGCTACACACACGAAAAGCCATCCGGCGAGGGCGAACCGCCGGCGACCCGATACACGACCGGGAACGTCGGCGCGCCGCTTCCGTCCAACGACTGGTGGTCGTCGGCGCTCGCGACCCAGTACTCGGAGAACCTCTTCTTCCACCCCGGGTTCGCGCTGGCCAACGACACCGGTCTGAAGGTCGGCCATCCGACGACGTGGAACTACCCCAACGAGGACGCGAAGATGAACGTCCAGCGCGACTTCACGCTGGGTCACACCGCGACCACGTTCTCGGATACGCGAGTCGATGGGCACAGCGACTGGTCGGTTACGCTGAAGTGGGGGAGCGGAACGGCGACGACCCTCACCGCGTCGCTGACGAAGGGGTCGCCCTACGTCTTCTGCGAGTTCGAGGGCGGCGGCGCCGAACTCGGATTCCGGACCGCGCCGACCGTCTGGGCGGACCGCGGGAACGTCCTCGGACTGACCCACGAGGGCAACCACTACGGACTGTTCGCGCCGTCGGGCGACGACTGGTCGGGCGTCGGTTCGGCCACGCTGACCAACGGTCTCTCCGGCGGATACCTGACGATTGCAATCCTCCCCGACGGTACGTCGTCCACGCTCGACACGTTCGAGCGGTACGCGTACAACTTCATCACCGACACCGGCGCGGGCGATGCGACTCGCGTCAGTCCGACCTACGACCGGGACGCCGGCGAGGTCCGCACCACCTACTCGTTCAACACGACCAACAAGCCCGAGAGTCAGGTCGGCGGCGACGCGACGATTACGGGGCTGTACCCCCACCAGCACAAGTACACCGACGAGTCCCTACTCGGGTACACCTACGAGTGTCCGCGGGGGACGATGGAGACGGTGAGCGGAGCGTCGTTCACGACGACCCATCCCTTCCGGGGCGTGCTTCCGTTCCTGCCCGACCGAGGGAGCTACGACGACTCGGAACTGGCGTCCTACGTCGGCGACGTGACGGCGGGGTACGACAACGGACAGGGGAGCGGCACCTACTGGACCGGCAAGGACTTCGGCCGAATGTCGGAGGCGGCACCCATCGCCGACCAGGTCGGGAACGCCGGGAAGCGCGACGCCCTGCACGACGCCATCCGGACGGAACTGGAGAACTGGCTGACCGCCGACGGCGGCGAGAGCCAGAACCTCTTCTACTACAACGACCAGTGGGGGACACTCATCGGCTACCCCGACTCGTACGGCGCGGCGGGCGACCTCAACGACCACCACTTCCACTACGGCTACTTCGTCCGGGCCGCCGCCGAACTCGCGCGCACCGACGAGTCGTGGGGCGACGACGGCAACTGGGGCGGGATGGTCGACCTGCTCGTCCGCGACTACGCGAACTGGGAGCGACCGAACAGGGCCAACGCACAGGAACCCGCCGACAGCCCCGCCGACTCGTTCCCCTTCCTGCGGAACTTCAGTCCGTACGGCGGCCACTCGTGGGCCGCCGGGACCGCGGAGTTCGCTGGAGGCAACAACCAAGAGTCGTCGTCTGAGGCCATCCACGCCTACGCGGCGATGCTCCAGTGGGCGGTCTTCACGGGGAACGACGAGATGCTGAACTGGGCGGCGTACCTCTATACTCACGAGGTGTGTTCGGCCATGGAGTACTGGTTCGACGTGGACGACCAGAACCATCCCGACGAGTGGGGCCACGACACCGCGGGCATCGTCTGGGGCATCAAGTACTCCTACTCGACGTGGTTCTCGGCGGACGCCGAGGCGATTCACGGCATCAACTACCTGCCGTTCGGCGGTCACTCGCTGTACCTCGGCTGGGACTCCCAACTGGCCGAACGCAACTACAGCGAAGCGGTAGCCAACGACGACAACGGCGGCGACTGGGACTACTGGCAGGACATCATGTGGAACTACCGGGCGTTCTCGGACGTGAGCGACGCCAAGAGCATGTTCCAGTCCGCGAAAGGAAGTTACACTCCGGAGGCCGGTGAGACGAAAGCCCACACCTACCACTGGATTTACAATATCGACGCGATGGGGAACCCCGACCCCTCGGTGACGGCGGACTACCCGCTCGCCTACGCCTTCGACGACGGCAGCGAGACGACCTACGTCGCCTACAACGGCGAGAACTCCTCGATTACGGTGACCTTCTCGGACGGAACCGCACTCAGCGTCCCGGCCAACTCGATGGAGTCGAGTACAGGCGGCGACGGTGGCGGGTCGTCCGACGAGACGCCGCCGACGGCGCCGTCGAACCTCCGGTCGCCGGGACACACCGACTCGTCGGTGGACCTCGCGTGGGACGCCGCGAGCGACAGCGGCGGGTCCGGAGTGGACCACTACGCCGTGTACGTGGACGAGACGCGGAGCCAACAGGTCCCGGCGGGCACCACCTCGACGACCGTCTCGGGCCTCGCCAGCGGGACGACGTACGAGTTCTCCGTGACGGCCGTGGACGGCGCGGGCAACGAATCGAGCGCGTCGAACGCGGTCGGCGTCACCACCGACGCGTCGGGCGGCGGCGACTTCAGCCAGCGCGTCACCCGAATCGACGGGTCCGACGGCGACACCGCCACCGACGAACTCTCGTTCGAGTTCGTCTCGAACGTCGGTTCGGACTGGGTGGACGTCCACTACACGGTCAACGGCGGCACGCAGTACAACTACCGGATGAACAACCCGAGCGGCGACACTCACACGCTCGAAACGAGTCCGGACTACGTCGTCGGCGACTTCTCCTCGGGCGACCGCATCGAGTACTACTTCACCTACCAGCACGACGGCACCGCGAGCGATACGGGGTGGTTCAGCCTCACCTACTAG